Below is a genomic region from Nilaparvata lugens isolate BPH chromosome 3, ASM1435652v1, whole genome shotgun sequence.
ttcgcaccatgggcaaaaatgtatttccggctctcaatcttttctagtcctcggcctacggcctcggacttaaaaaccgatttcgagccggaaatatctcattttcggccctaggtgcgaaatactattcccgcactagagcgaaaaagtgattctttgcgttctgtaatcagtgcagcaatggccacttttcaatgtaactgtaggaaaaaataattgtacgactgagaaaatgaataaatgaatataaactaaagattcaattttttgttacaaattttctatgcttttacactacagagcaaagctcggtcccccgatattattaCTTAAGGAcccataatattatattgagaaaTCCCAATACTACCTCTATCAGAAGATTGAAACTTGAATGAAagtcataataatattgagaaatgtCTATAGATGGGGAAATCTGTAAAGCATATGAGAATAATCCATCAAAAACCTATCAGTTTTATTGTTGGTCcatatttcataaaattatcAGACCAAATAATGAAACAAGTGACTTAAAGAAAAGAATATTGCTTATTTTGGAtctcatttagtttttattcctcattaatgttacaaaattgtataaaataaataatgtcgTCAATctaaaaaattctatgagtaGCTTAACATCAAATTACAAATATTCTTAAACTCATAACCATACTTATTATACTTACATACCGTAGCTATATACTTACTACATACTTACATACCGTAGCTACTATTTCACGAAAAATTGTTCAcaaatttttttatgaaaaaccTAATGTTAACTCAACTTAAAACCTCTGAACAGGATTTATAATCATTTCAACATTGCATTTTTTGTGGATGAAGAAATTTGTAAGAATCAAACAAAGAAATCTGATTGGGAGATCACAAGAAAGTTCAAGCTTAAAACTCGATCCCatctgaaataaatgaaaacaatGCTTCAATTTCGATCATCTTTCTTCCATTGGCATTTATAAAGAAATGTTCATCATTGAGACTGTCTTTCGGTATTGTTGACAGTAGTCGGGGTGTATTGGCGCTATAACAATTCATATGCCtatcatatttcaaatttagaacTTGCTCAACGCATTCATACTGATTCTGGAGAGATAGATAATTGCAATAATTTCTCACAGAAAGTACtctgaattttgattttataattatcaCTTTTGTATATGTATTAGGAAAGCTATCAATATATGAAATGTCACAATTCAATGAGACTCCAAGTAAGATTGAGGAATCAGAACTGGCAAAACTAACAAATATTGAGAATCTATGGtctttaataattttatcacaTACAATCGGAAAATCTTCGTTttccaactcatcatacacaACCTCGCATATTATCTTGTGCTTATAAccattcaaattgaaatccatTTCTCGCGGCTCCTGAGTCATTGATATACTCTCAGCGGTCACCCTTGGATGGAATCTAATTCTATTGATAGCAATTGCATACTTCTCTTCACGAGTCAGAAGCGGTGATGGTTCAACTCTCTCTACAAATTCCTCCCCACTCATTGTCAGGAACCGAATGTGTTTTTTGAGATTGTTAAAACACGTGGCCACATCTTCGTCTGGAACTTTACGTCGCTCAATCTCAGCCAAAGCCCATCGCtcgaaatttataaaaatctcCAATTCAGAGTTGACATTTAGAGAGGAGGATTTCAAGATGGACTCAACAGCATCCATACTTGCGGATGGAAAGTATGCACTACTAAAAACCTCCCCTGTATTCTG
It encodes:
- the LOC111058516 gene encoding BTB/POZ domain-containing protein 6-like — encoded protein: MFCGDLKETTPVQVIDLEPEGFNGMKTYIYTGKIKFTSVIHALHTYTAARKYIIPNLPQKCVDYIEKKLKPCDVLELQDFCRLNCISDFDNLCCRIINQNTGEVFSSAYFPSASMDAVESILKSSSLNVNSELEIFINFERWALAEIERRKVPDEDVATCFNNLKKHIRFLTMSGEEFVERVEPSPLLTREEKYAIAINRIRFHPRVTAESISMTQEPREMDFNLNGYKHKIICEVVYDELENEDFPIVCDKIIKDHRFSIFVSFASSDSSILLGVSLNCDISYIDSFPNTYTKVIIIKSKFRVLSVRNYCNYLSLQNQYECVEQVLNLKYDRHMNCYSANTPRLLSTIPKDSLNDEHFFINANGRKMIEIEALFSFISDGIEF